The following DNA comes from Nitrosopumilus sp..
CATCCACTTGTAGAGAAAATGTTTGAAGCAAAAAAACTAGGTCAAAAATCAGGGGAAGGGTATTACAAATATTCTGACGAAAAATATGAAAGGGTTGTACTCTCAAAAGAGTTAGCAGAGAAATGCAATCCAATACAACTTGTTGCAAATATCCTAAATAATGCAGCATGGCTTATTACAAACGGTGCTAGTGATATTGAAGAAATTGAAAAAGCTGCACAATTGGGTTTGGGTTTAAAGAAACCATTGTTTGAAACTGCAAAAGAGATTGGAATCAAAAACATAGTTGCGGAATTAAACAAACTTGCTGCAGAACATGGGGAGTTTTACCGTCCAGATCCATTACTTTTATCTATGCACTAATTAGTTCTAAAATTTTCCTTACAGCTTCTTGAGCAGTGTCAACTCCGATAATTTTAACATTTTTTCTATGATCTAAATACCCATCAATATACTGCATAACAGATCCATTTAGATTTCGAATTGCCACCATTGGTTTTTTATTCATATATGCAGCACATGTTTCAGACAAAGTTCCAGATCCACCACCCACAATAATTACGCCATCTGCACTTAGTGCATTCAAAAAATCACGAGTCAATCCCATTCCAGTAGGAATAACAACATCACAAAATTCATTGGCTTCAGAAGCATCAGACTGCGGAATAATACCCACTGTCAAACCACCTGCATCTTTTGCACCATGAGAAGAAGCAGTCATCACCCCACCCAATCCACCGGTAATTAAGACAGAATCAGATTTTGCAATTTCAACTCCAACATCATATGCAATTTTTTCATGCTCTGAGGTACAACCATTTGTATTATGACCTATAACTAAGATTTGTCGTCTTTTTACCACAATCAAGATAAAATAAAGGGTTTGAAATATTTTGTCAAGAGAAAAAGATATTAGGTAAAAATATGAACCATATTCATGGGAAACCGCTCAATGCCAGTATGTTTTACTGAAAAACAATACAAAATGATCGAAGAATTTGCCAAGAGAAATGGTATGCTTAACGCAAGTCAAGCTCTTGAAAAAATTTTAGAACAATAAATATTTTTTGTTATTTTTATTTTGTTTACATTTATAGAATAAGATGTATAAGATAAGATCAAATGGGATTATTTAGTAAAAAGCCATCATATTGTGCTGTTTGCAATAAAGAATTAATCCATAAACATAAACCAAAAAGAGAATGGAATCTAAAGGGAAGGCTTTGTGGAGACTGTCATTTTGAAAAATCTAAAGAATACTATGAAGGTAAAATAAGACAGCCATGCGTCATATGTGGAGTAACTCAAAAAATTACGGATTTATGGGAACCTAGATGGCAATGGGACATGGAAGGTTTGCTATGTAAGAAATGTTTTGACAAAAAAGAAGAAGATCATGGGAAAAAGAAAAATTTTTGTGCATTATGCGAAACTCAGATGGGTTTGATCAGATACAATCCAAAAAGCAATTGGAAAATTGAAGGTCAATTGTGTCGAAAATGTTGGGACAGCAAGAAAACAGAGTTTGGATAAAAATGAAATTTTTTCAAAAAATTAAATGTGAGATTTGTTCAAAAGAATTTTCAAAGCAAGAAGAAGTTATGAACCATAAAGAAATTGTTCACGGTAAGGATTTGAAGTATGATTGTAAAGAATGTAAAAAATATTTTCTAAACATGGAAGATATGAGGACCCATTTACAGAGAGAACACAGTTACAAAAAAGACAGGTAGTTTAGATTGCTTTTACGGTTTTAACTACTGGTGGTCTTACTTTGGTAAATACTCTGAAACCACAAATACACTTAATCTCAGGTAAACGAGATAATTCAGCATTTGAAACCGCAGTACCACATCTAAGACAAGCATAATTTACTTCAAAAGTTTCAACAGAGGTTTCCTCTATTTCATCAATGTTTTCTTCAACCATGTTTCTCATCAAAATTTCTATAATTTAAGGATAACAGATCATGTCAAAGATAATTCAATGTAGACATCATCAGGAATTTTTAGTCTCATAAGTTGTCTAATTGCTTTGTCATCAGCATTGATGTTGATAATTCTTCTGTGCATTTTCATTTCCCATTTTTCATAGGTTTCAGTACCACTACCACATGGGGATTTTCTAGTTGCA
Coding sequences within:
- a CDS encoding TIGR00725 family protein; the encoded protein is MVKRRQILVIGHNTNGCTSEHEKIAYDVGVEIAKSDSVLITGGLGGVMTASSHGAKDAGGLTVGIIPQSDASEANEFCDVVIPTGMGLTRDFLNALSADGVIIVGGGSGTLSETCAAYMNKKPMVAIRNLNGSVMQYIDGYLDHRKNVKIIGVDTAQEAVRKILELISA
- a CDS encoding C2H2-type zinc finger protein, producing the protein MKFFQKIKCEICSKEFSKQEEVMNHKEIVHGKDLKYDCKECKKYFLNMEDMRTHLQREHSYKKDR
- a CDS encoding RNA polymerase Rbp10, coding for MVEENIDEIEETSVETFEVNYACLRCGTAVSNAELSRLPEIKCICGFRVFTKVRPPVVKTVKAI
- the rpsJ gene encoding 30S ribosomal protein S10, whose protein sequence is MTQTARVKLTSTSLPKLDGVCGEIMGIGKKTGVKVKGPTPLPVKRLHVATRKSPCGSGTETYEKWEMKMHRRIININADDKAIRQLMRLKIPDDVYIELSLT